Within the Candidatus Methylomirabilota bacterium genome, the region GAGGCAGTGGGAGGCGATGCGCTGCAGCTCGGCGACGACGACGCGCAGGTATTCGGCCCGCTTGGGGACGTCGATCTTGCCGACCTTTTCGACGGCCATGACATAGGCCAGCTCGGACGTCATGGCCGCCACGTAGTCCGTCTTGGAGGCGATGGACGGGTACTGCACGTAGGTCAGGGTCTCGCCCAGCTTCTCGTGACAACGGTGGAGGTACCCGATGACCGCGTCCACCGCGACCACCTCTTCGCCTTCCAGGGTGAGGATCGCCCGGAACACGCCGTGGGCCGACGGGTGCTGGGGCCCCATGTTCATCATGAGGCGCTCGTTGCCCCCGTAGCCGACCTCGATCGTGGAGCGGGTGGGCGGCACGCCGACGTCGCTCACTTCATCGGCGAGTGGGGCGCCGGAACCAGGATGATGGACTTCATCTCCAGCAGCAGCGGGTAGCCCTTGGCCAGGAAGCCTTGCCACTGCGGGTCCTGGGTGACCTTGGCCCGCACCGCGGCCCGCTCGTTCAGGTCTCGGTACGCCCACAGATGGACGACTTCGTTCAGCGACCCCATCTCCGTCATCCACAGCCCCACGTTCGGGGAGTACTTCTCGCGGACGGGCATGACCGCCTTGATGTGGGAGATCCACTCCGGCGCCTTGCCCGGCTGGGTCCGGTACCATCGCAGCTCATAGAGGTGACCGTCCCCGCTCGGCGGCCTGAGCGGGAGCTGAGGCGACAGGATCCGGTTCTCCTGGGCAACCAGCATGGGCCGGCTCTGCGCGACGTAGTTCTTGGTCCAGTCTTCGTTCTTCTGCAGCTCCGCGCGCAGGCGCTCGCGCTCGTTGAGGTCGGGGTAGCTCCAGAGGTGGACCGCCTGGTTCAGGGTGCCGAACTCCGACGTCCAGTACCCTTCGAGCTTGCCGTACTTGTCGCCGCGCGCCTTTCGCCCGACCTCGGCGGCCAGCCTGACGTATTCGCCTTGCTTGCCCGGCATCAGCGTGTACGTGCGGAGCTCGTGAACCATGGCTCCTCCTCCGTCAACGGTAGGGGTGATGGGACGTGTCGACCGCGTAGTCCTTGCGCAGCGGATGGCCCTCCCAGTCCTCGGGCAGGAGGATCCGTCGC harbors:
- a CDS encoding NIPSNAP family protein, encoding MVHELRTYTLMPGKQGEYVRLAAEVGRKARGDKYGKLEGYWTSEFGTLNQAVHLWSYPDLNERERLRAELQKNEDWTKNYVAQSRPMLVAQENRILSPQLPLRPPSGDGHLYELRWYRTQPGKAPEWISHIKAVMPVREKYSPNVGLWMTEMGSLNEVVHLWAYRDLNERAAVRAKVTQDPQWQGFLAKGYPLLLEMKSIILVPAPHSPMK